The following are from one region of the Segatella oris genome:
- a CDS encoding FERM and PDZ domain-containing protein 3, translating to MEKIRKQQGHVVARNHRDCKESEIFVRFEISMLNSYDMTLVRDKYGIEGWGIVLYIMKYLIERRTDCRAPLYVVGEIAHACHKNRRTILQLIADFPSLFEIEAGGKIFSSPYLLRFFLKTSAKKEKSNRSLDKLTNETLDNQEVSFPKNKNKEQEQIKDEEKEVEKADVDADSSKNNSQSGTKLSAKADTPSAAYTLQKNHAKATAMAKSQVAPVRHREDQPSVAAPSPSEEGIPRQLLSQLYQDNDYMASLEHMANLAVCKNFTVRRNVLFWFWHYCQMHAKHVRSAADAKDYLANLMRPGSNTRAQFMAYQNHLYEQRSLAQHH from the coding sequence ATGGAAAAAATCAGGAAACAACAGGGCCATGTGGTAGCCCGAAACCACCGCGACTGTAAAGAGTCAGAAATCTTCGTGCGCTTCGAAATCTCGATGCTCAATTCTTATGACATGACACTTGTCAGGGATAAATATGGCATAGAGGGTTGGGGAATTGTGCTCTATATCATGAAATACCTCATAGAACGCCGTACGGACTGCCGTGCCCCTCTCTATGTTGTAGGCGAAATTGCACACGCATGCCATAAAAACCGACGCACCATTTTGCAGCTTATAGCTGACTTCCCTTCACTCTTTGAAATTGAAGCAGGAGGCAAGATATTTTCAAGTCCGTATCTTTTACGGTTTTTCCTCAAAACTTCAGCAAAAAAAGAAAAGTCAAACAGAAGTTTAGATAAATTAACAAATGAGACACTTGATAATCAAGAAGTTAGCTTTCCTAAGAACAAGAACAAAGAACAAGAACAAATAAAAGACGAAGAAAAAGAAGTAGAAAAGGCCGACGTCGACGCCGATTCTTCTAAGAATAATTCTCAATCGGGAACAAAACTTTCGGCAAAAGCCGACACACCGTCAGCAGCCTACACCCTACAGAAAAATCATGCGAAGGCAACAGCTATGGCAAAATCACAGGTAGCACCCGTCAGACATCGGGAAGATCAGCCTTCGGTTGCTGCCCCCTCGCCTTCAGAAGAAGGCATACCGCGCCAGCTTCTCAGCCAACTCTATCAGGATAATGACTATATGGCGAGTCTTGAACATATGGCAAACCTTGCAGTCTGCAAGAATTTCACCGTGCGTCGGAATGTGCTCTTCTGGTTCTGGCACTATTGTCAGATGCATGCCAAACATGTACGCTCTGCAGCAGATGCCAAGGACTATTTGGCCAATCTGATGCGTCCAGGAAGCAACACGCGGGCACAGTTCATGGCCTATCAAAATCATCTCTATGAGCAGAGAAGTCTTGCACAGCACCATTAA
- the thrS gene encoding threonine--tRNA ligase: protein MVKITFPDGSVREYEQGVTGLQIAESISPALARNVVSCGVNGETVELNRPINEDAKIALYKFDDEEGKHTFWHTSAHLLAEALQELYPGIQFGFGPAVESGFFYDVMPPKGQTISENDFPKIEAKMLELAKKDEPVVRKNISKSDALQEFQSDGQTYKCEHIEQDLEDGTISTYTQGHFTDLCRGPHLMSTGLIKAVKITSVAGAFWRGDAKREQMTRIYGITFPKKKLLDEYLVMLEEAKKRDHRKIGKEMELFMFSDRVGKGLPIWLPKGTQLRLRLQELLRSLLRPYNYQEVITPGIGGKSLYVTSGHYAHYGKDAFQPIHTPEEDEEYMLKPMNCPHHCEVYARKPRSYKDLPLRIAEFGTVFRYEKSGELHGLTRVRTFTQDDAHIFVRPDQVKAEFETNIDIILKVFKTFQFDNYEAQISLRDPKDKEKYIGSDEIWEESQNAIREACKEKGLVAREEIGEAAFYGPKLDFMVKDAIGRKWQLGTIQVDYNLPARFKLEYTAEDNTKKTPVMIHRAPFGSLERFTAVLIEHTAGHFPLWLTPDQVAILPISEKYNDYAKQVSKYFDSVGVRAVIDDRNEKIGRKIRDNELKRIPYMVIVGEKEAAEGLVSMRKQGGGEQATMKMEEFANRINAEVADMLKTLD from the coding sequence ATGGTTAAAATCACTTTCCCAGACGGATCTGTCCGTGAGTACGAACAGGGCGTAACTGGTTTGCAAATCGCAGAGAGTATTTCGCCGGCTCTCGCCCGCAACGTTGTATCTTGCGGGGTTAACGGTGAGACTGTAGAATTAAATCGTCCGATTAATGAGGATGCAAAGATTGCACTTTATAAGTTTGACGATGAAGAAGGCAAGCATACCTTCTGGCATACTTCAGCCCATCTTCTTGCAGAAGCATTGCAGGAACTCTATCCGGGCATTCAGTTTGGCTTTGGGCCTGCTGTTGAAAGCGGCTTCTTCTATGATGTCATGCCACCAAAAGGACAGACTATTTCAGAAAATGACTTCCCGAAGATAGAGGCTAAGATGCTTGAATTGGCCAAGAAAGACGAGCCTGTTGTCCGCAAGAATATCTCTAAGTCTGACGCGCTTCAAGAGTTTCAGTCTGACGGACAAACCTATAAATGTGAACATATCGAGCAGGATTTGGAAGATGGAACCATATCTACCTATACCCAAGGACACTTTACAGACCTCTGCCGTGGGCCACACTTGATGTCAACAGGACTTATCAAGGCTGTCAAGATAACAAGTGTTGCCGGTGCTTTCTGGCGTGGTGATGCCAAGCGTGAGCAAATGACCCGCATCTATGGTATCACTTTCCCAAAGAAGAAACTTCTGGATGAATACCTTGTAATGCTGGAGGAAGCCAAGAAGCGCGACCACCGAAAGATTGGCAAGGAAATGGAACTTTTCATGTTCTCTGACCGTGTGGGGAAAGGGCTTCCTATTTGGTTGCCCAAGGGAACACAACTGCGCCTGCGCCTTCAGGAGCTGCTGCGTAGTCTCTTGCGCCCCTATAACTACCAGGAAGTCATCACTCCGGGCATCGGTGGCAAGAGTCTTTATGTCACTTCGGGCCACTATGCACATTATGGCAAAGATGCTTTCCAGCCAATCCATACGCCTGAAGAAGACGAGGAATACATGTTGAAACCGATGAACTGTCCTCATCACTGTGAGGTCTATGCCCGCAAGCCTCGTTCCTACAAGGACCTGCCTTTGCGTATCGCAGAGTTTGGAACGGTGTTCCGCTATGAGAAGAGTGGAGAGCTGCATGGGCTTACCCGTGTGCGCACTTTCACGCAGGATGATGCACATATCTTTGTGCGTCCCGATCAGGTCAAAGCTGAATTTGAAACCAACATTGATATCATTCTCAAGGTGTTCAAGACTTTCCAATTCGATAACTACGAGGCACAGATTTCATTGCGTGACCCAAAAGACAAGGAAAAGTATATTGGCTCGGATGAGATTTGGGAGGAAAGTCAGAATGCCATCCGCGAAGCTTGCAAGGAGAAGGGACTTGTTGCACGTGAAGAAATCGGTGAAGCCGCATTCTATGGGCCTAAACTTGACTTCATGGTGAAAGATGCTATCGGGCGTAAATGGCAGTTAGGCACAATTCAGGTTGACTACAACCTGCCCGCTCGTTTCAAGCTCGAATATACGGCTGAAGACAATACCAAGAAGACTCCGGTGATGATACACCGAGCACCGTTCGGCTCGTTAGAGCGTTTCACTGCCGTGCTCATCGAACACACCGCAGGTCACTTCCCATTGTGGCTCACTCCCGATCAGGTTGCAATTCTGCCTATTTCAGAGAAATATAACGATTATGCAAAGCAGGTTAGCAAGTATTTCGACTCCGTAGGTGTGCGCGCTGTCATTGATGACCGCAATGAGAAGATTGGACGTAAAATCCGCGATAATGAGTTGAAGCGTATTCCTTACATGGTCATTGTCGGTGAGAAAGAAGCTGCCGAAGGGCTTGTTTCCATGCGTAAGCAGGGAGGAGGCGAGCAGGCTACCATGAAAATGGAGGAGTTTGCCAACCGTATTAATGCAGAAGTTGCAGACATGTTGAAGACTCTGGATTAA